The DNA region TAATTAAAAATAGTGCAATAAGTTACTTACAGTATGATAACATATAGCTCTAAACATGAGAATCATACCTATTTTGTATCGAACCCTTAAATTCACACAATCCAAACATCGATGAAAAATATTATTGTAAAATTGATTTCAATGATATGACATTATGCATTTCTCTATCTTCATTATCTTAATCTTGAATGAATAACCTGAAAACTGATTTTTCTTTTTTGCAATTTATAAAACTTCTCTTTGCTCAAATATAAAAATTTATTCAAATGAATCGCAAGATTGAACTTATAAATTTAGATGTAAAGATCACTTTGCTGCAGACAATGGCGATAGGAAATTTTGAAGATTTAAAACCTTAAAAATAAAGAAAAAATCACATATAAACGTGCTTTTTCATTGAAATGATATAGAAAGCGATTAACAAGATTTTTCAGAAGGAGAAATATATGACCTATATAAACAACTACCAAAAATGGCTCGATTTTGCAGAACTTCCGGACTACTTGCGCAAAGAATTGGTCGCAATGGATGAAAAGACAAAGGAAGATGCCTTCTATACAAACCTTGAGTTCGGTACAGCAGGTATGCGCGGCTATATTGGTGCTGGTACCAACCGTATCAATATCTTTGTTGTCCGTCAAGCTACCGAAGGCTTGGCTAAATTGGTAGAATCCAAAGGTGAAGAAGCAAAACAACGCGGTATTGCTATCGCTTACGACTCTCGTCACTTCTCACCAGAATTTGCCTTTGAATCCGCTCAAGTCTTGGCTGCACATGGTATCAAATCATACGTGTTTGAGAGCCTCCGTCCAACACCTGAATTATCTTTTGCAGTTCGCCATTACAATGCCATTGCAGGTATTATGATAACTGCTAGTCACAACCCTAAAGAGTTCAATGGTTACAAAGTCTATGGCGAAGACGGTGGACAAATGCCTCCAGCAGATGCTGATGCCTTAACCAATTACATCCGTGCTATTGATAACCCCTTCGCTGTAGAATTAGCCGATCTGGAAGCAAGCAAGGAAAATGGACTTATCACCATTCTCGGTGAAGAAACAGACCTAAAATACCTTGAGGAACTCAAAGACCTCACCATCAACTCTGACCTGATTGCCGAATATGGTAGAGACATGAAGATTGTCTATACCCCCCTTCATGGTACAGGAGAGATGCTGGCTCGTCGTGCACTTGCTCAAGCTGGTTTTGAGTCCGTACAAGTTGTCGAAGCACAGGCAACACCAGACCCAGACTTCTCAACAGTTGCCTCTCCAAATCCAGAAAGTCAGGCCGCCTTTGCCCTTGCTGAGGAATTGGGACGTCAGGTTGATGCCGATGTTCTATTAGCCACTGACCCTGACGCTGATCGTGTTGGTGTAGAAGTTCGCCATGCTGATGGTTCTTACTGGAATCTTTCCGGCAACCAGATCGGTGCAATCATTGCAAAATATATTTTGGAAGCTCACAAACAAGCTGGTACCCTCCCTGCTAACGCTGCTCTCGCCAAGTCAATCGTATCAACTGAACTAGTTACCAAAATTGCTGAAAGCTATGGTGCAACTATGTTTAACGTTTTGACTGGTTTCAAATTTATTGCTGAAAAAATTCAAGAATTTGAAGAAAAACACAATCATACTTACATGTTTGGTTTTGAAGAAAGCTTCGGCTACTTAGTTAAACCATTCGTTCGCGACAAGGATGCTATTCAAGCTGTACTGATGGTTGCGGAAATCGCTGCCTACTACCGCTCACGTGGCATGACCTTAGCAGATGGTATTGAGGAAATCTTCAAAGAATACGGCTACTTTGCTGAAAAAACCATCTCTGTTACCCTTTCTGGTAAAGATGGTGCTGAACAAATCAAGGCAATCATGGCGAAATTCCGTGAAAACTCTCCAGAACAATTTAACTCAACGGATGTTACAGTCTTTGAAGACTTTGCCCTCCAAACCAAAACGGACAAGACTGGTAATGTAACAGCTCTGACAACTCCTCCATCTGACGTTTTAAAATATACACTTGCTGATGATTCTTGGTTTGCGGTTCGTCCTTCCGGAACAGAGCCAAAAATCAAATTCTACATCGCAACTGTTGGTGAAACCTTAGCTCAAGCAGAAGAAAAGATTGCCAACATTGAAAAAGAAATCAACGAATTTGTTGGGTAAAATTGGGAAAGAGTCCGAGAAAAGATCCGTTCTTAGTCCAAAATAGATAACCAACTGTACTATAAAAGACTTGAAATCAAGGTTTGTTTAAACCAAATTTCAAGTCTTTTCGTTATTTTATTAATTTTGGCAGCCTCTTTTTCTAAATCATTTCCCCTTAATATCTTAGACTGCTGCCCTGCCACTTAGTTTTACAAGTTTGATAATCATATCAAACTCTATAAAATCAATGCCATTTTTTATGATGAATTAACAACTTTACTACTCATTTACTTCTGCCATACCAGCCAATTGCTTCACGGACTATAAATCAGTAATATACTCACTCACAACCAGCAAAACTTTCCATCGTCTAGCGTTTGACTAAACTAGAGAATATACCTTTGTTTTGCCCACTATCTTTTAATCAATACAGATATATCATAACTAAAAAATTTATTTATTTTTTAACATAGAAAATAGCGGAATCAATTATTTGTGATATACTAGTGATAATAAAATGTTATCGGTAGGAGAAAGTAAATTGATTAAAGATTTAGAGGAGTTGTTAGAAAAATATCCCAATTTTTCTCAAATTTTCATTCCAATAATTTTATCAATCATATTATCGGTTATTCTGTTCATAGCCAAGATTCCACAAAGGTGTTTACAAAAATATAAAAAACGCCAGAAAATTTTTCAGAAAAAGCAATACATACAGGATAGTGCTTATTTAAAACGGGAATTGGAAATCCAAGAAATTCTTCAGGAACTCATCAAAGAACAGGACCTGACTATTGTATATGGTGCTCTAGGGCGTGGTAAGACAATTATACTTAAAAAGTTACATGATAGAGTTCTTGATAAAAAAGAAAAATCCCTTAAATTTTCATTGTATATCGATTTAGAAAAGAAAAATTTAATTAATGAACTGGAGAGAATTACTGAAATAAAGATAGTCAGTCCACTTGATTTTTATAATTGGCTTGATAATCTCCTTTGTCGTAAAAAATGTCTGATTATCCTAGATAATATTGCTCCGGCACAATACGCCAATATAATCAATTTTTTCCTTGATAATTATCACGTTCAATATAAGGTTATTCTGGGATTAAATTATATTAATCCTAAGGAATCTTCTCAAATAGAAATAAAGAATTTTGATGCGAAACAAGTTACTGAACTAGCAAAGCTACGTAGATTGGACATTGATGAAGACAATCTTTCAAGAGTGTTTACCTTGACTCAAGGTATTCCTGTCTATGTAGACTATCTTTTTAAAACTAATCGCCGTCCGCTTAACTTTGAACTCGTGGAGGTTATAACATCTCAATTAGCTATTTGCACTACTGAAGAGAAAGACCTCTTGCAGTCAATCGCTTTGAATAAAGTTCTATATCATGACTTTACCGAGGAATTATTCTCCACTTTTGATATTGGTCTAATAATGTCTTTGTCATCAAAAGGGTTGATTCAATTTGAAAAAATCACAAAGAATATTGAATTAAATTCGCTCATTGCTGAACAGTATCTCTCGCATTTAAAGAATGATTACGTGTACGTAAAATTACTGGAGTATTATAAAATACATAGTCAGGAAAATTTTTTAGAATTATCACTACGAGTGCCTATTGCAATAAAAAATGATTACTCAACTTTTAAGCAAATATTAAAACAATTGTACAACGATGAAAAATATCAATATCTACTATATTTGGGTGAGATAATTTTACAAAATGGACCTCAAGTTTTTTTTGATTTTGATAACATTATTGATACTTTTTTTGACTGTTTTATTTCTTCTCTATTAAAAATAGGAGATTACAACTACGCGAAAGATATTATCGATAAGATAAATGATTGCGACGTTTTTAATAGCAACCTAATCTATAGAAATGTTCGAACCGAAGCGATATCTTATAAGATAAATTTCTGTGATCTCTTACATTTAACGAATTCATTCCAAGATGCTATTGAAAACTTAGAATTATTATTGGCAACAAGTACCGTATCCTCTGAACAACAAGAACGTTGTAACTATTTAATCTTGCATTGTAAGAGACACATCGGTGAGGACTTAAGCCAAATATCCAAGAACTTTCGTAAACTTTCCAACAATAGTCAAGAAATCTATTATCAAATTCGTTCGCTATATTCAGCCTTTTCAATTGATATGTTTCAAAGGAAAAAACACCTGAAAAGAAAATTTGCAGAATTGGAAAATAAAATAGATAGTTTACAGCCTAATAACGAGATAGTATTGTTCGCACAGCGTCATTATATTATTTTTTATCGTAAATATTGCAATGACTTAGAAAAAGCAGAAAAACTCTTAATAAAAAATATTAAGAGTTTAGAGAATAGCAAATTAAGAATTTTATATGATTATTATTTTGAAGCTGGGGAATTATACCGCGAGAAATTCTATTTCCAATCTTCTAAAAAGAATTATAAAGCGAGTGATGATTTCTATGAAAAAGCTATTGCATTTTCAAAAAATGTTGGAGATACTAATTTATATCACAACGCCATGATTGGAAGGATATTATTGCAGGAGCAAACTACTAAAGTTACACAAGAAGATTTGAATTTCATTCATCGAGCTATTCAAACAAATCCTTTGCTGAATAAAATGCAATTCCAATTAGCTTATTATTATCTAACACATGACTATGGCATGCTTGATGAACTCTCTAAGTATGCTAGGCTGTTAGAGTATGATGATACTTCTAATATTGCCCAAAAATTATCGAAAAAACAGTCTTGTTTTATACCTTTAACTGTCATGTAAACTTTGTTTAAATTGGTTAACTTGTGCTTCTGAAAAAGTATAGTTCAGAGTTCGTTTTGCTTTTAAAAAGTTATCAACATGCTTAGTGATTTCATCGCTAGGCATATTATTTTTTATTGCCGTTAGTATCGTGACTATAGTACCAATGATATCGATTTCCCAATTATAGCGTGCAATCTCTTGTAAACCAATCCTAATTCCAAAATCATTATAGATTTTCTTTTCTCGCTTTGTTACGGATATGCCATAGTGGCAACATGCTTCAAAAAACGCATCTAATTCAATTTGATTAGGAAAAGAGAGCCAAATTTGGTGAGTTTCAGAATACCGTTCATCACCTACTAAGGTAAAGCCGTTCCTTAGTAACTTTTTAGAAAGGTCTTTGACCATTTGCCGAATATTTTGAGAATAGGCATTGCCAAATTTTTCAAATTCAATCAACGTTGTTATCAGACTGAGTATGTGATGAAAATGGGTATTTCTTAAGAAGTCAGGATTGATTGCTTCATATTTTTGAAGTAACAATCGATTATTTGTCAATATAAGACCACATGTCACCCCTGGAAGAGTTTTATGAGCAGCACCAAACATAATGAAATTATCATCGCTTTTGTTAAAATATTCAAAGGGATTTTTATTCTCTTTACCAGCAATCAGACCCAGAGTCTGAGTTGCATCGTATAATAAGATACAGTCTTTCGGCAAAATAATCTTTTCTAAATTAGGTTGGAATAAAATATCAGAAAGACAAACCAATATCCCTTTGGCACTTTCCTCTATAAGTGCTTTATTTAATTGGTCGTAATCAAAATCTAATTTATTGTAGTCATAAGGAATATATCTAGTAATTATCCCTAATCTTCGACATATTTTCTTTATTGAGGTATGTCCACCATATTCATCACTTGAAATATATACAATGTCCCCTTCCTCAAATAAAGTCATTAATAACGACGTAACAGCATTAATACCAGATAAGGTGCGTGCATCAGCATATTGTGCACCATATAATTCAAGACATAGTTCGTTTAAAAAAAGATTAAATTCAAAGAGCTTGCTACTCCCTAAAAAATTATTTTCTTGGTAGGTAGAACTTGCTCCTAGAAGATATTTCTCTTGCAATGATGAAGAGAGCATAATTTTAGAAAAAGGTGATACAACATTCTCTGCTGCGCATAGAGGAAGTTGATTCTGGTATGTAAAGATTGCATCATTGTATAGCTGTTTAAATTTCCACAAGGTATCCATAATCTCTCCTACCGATAACATTTTATTATCACTATACAAGCACTTTAAATAAGTCTATAATAGCAGCGTAACAATTTGAAAAGGAGACATTCATGAATTACACTATTATTTCTACTTACTTGGACTACTGCAAAAACCATAGACGTTTAAGCCAACATACTATCCGAGCATATAAAAATGACCTCAATCAATTTTACAATTCCAAACAGGAAAATATAGAAAATTATGTCGAATACTTAACAAAATCAGATATTAAAACAAGTACCTTACGACGAAAAATCGCGTGTCTAAAAGTTTTCTATAACTATCTAAAGTCCCAAAATATAATCAAAGAGAACCCCTTTAGTAAGTTACGCTTTCAATTTCGACCGGAAAAATCCTTGCCCAAAACTATTCCTTGTAGGGAATTAAAAAAGATTTATCTATATCTAAGCAAGAGGTGTCTAACTACCAAAACACCTTATCAGAGACAAAAAGCCGAGCGAAACTTACTTATTATCTCTCTCCTACTATCAACTGGCATAAGGATTTCAGAACTTTGTCATATTCAAATTTCAAGTATCAATCTCTCAAATCGTACTCTACATATTATGGGTAAAGGAAAAAAAGAACGAATAATATTTTTAGGGGACAATACCACTTTTATCCTATTAAAATCATACATAACAGCATATTGTAATGAGTCGGATAAGTTTTTATTTCCTGGTAATACTCCACACAGGCCACTATCCGATCAAAGTATCCGCTTAATCTTAAAAAATATTCGAGAGCATATTCATCTGAATATTCCTATTACACCTCATATGTTTCGACATAGCTTTGCTACGATGTTATTAGATAACGATGTAGATATTCGTTACATCCAACAAATACTTGGACACAGTTCTATTTCTATAACCCAAATCTACACCCACGTATCACAATCGAAGCAAAAAGAAATCTTAAGTTTATACAATCCAATCACCTCTATTCTTCCCAAATAACATGCTTAAGCTGGCGTGAAAAACTTTGAGCAAACTCTATTGTAGAGCCTTTTTAAGCATAGAAAAAACTTACGGACTAACCAAACTCCATTAGAAAATTATATGGAATTTAAAATGTTCTACAGCATAGGCGCGCGTTAAACTTGAAATCTCCTATTCGATGAACTGATTCCTCTAAAAAACTATGATGCTAAACATAAATGTCGCGTAAACAAAGGAAATAACTACGATGATTGCTCACTCCATCTCAAGAGTAAGTTACTCTCTGTTGACTAGCAACTAACTAATTCGTGACATCCGTTATTATAAGTATAAAATATTAAAAAAGGCATGAATCCCATGGAATATGGAAAAACATACCTTTTAACTATCTAATTTAATTGAAACTTAGCAGATAACCTTTCTTGTTTTCCACCAGAGACTTTCATCTCTGTGCTCTTTCAATCTACTGAACTCGACTTTCCTCTACAGCACCCCTAACTTGTTCTGCTGTCTGCCCTAAAACCTCTCCAGCCTTGGCCGCTTGTTCAGAGACAAAATCAGTCGTTGCCTTCCCTGCCTCTGTTACACGATCCTGAATTGTTATGGATTCTTTTTCAAATTCACCACGTGTCTTAATATCTACAACATGGACATTAACTTCAATGACTTCTAGATGGGTCATACGAGCGACTTCTTCACTGATAATTAACTTGATTGTATCAACAATTTCCGGAATATCACGACCGTATTCTACAACAATTCGCAAATCAGTTGCAACTTGCTTTGTTCCAACTTCAACATTAACCCCTTCAGTAACATCATCACTGTTAATAATTTTGTTTTTAAAATCCGTCAGGAATCCACCACTTACCGAAAGTAGACCTGGTACTGTCTCCAATGATTTACCAATGATTTTTTCAATAACCCTGTCACTGTACGTGATGTCTCCTTTAAGACCTGCTGCTTCATGTTGTTGCGTCAAGTTGTTAGTTGTTTGATTTGACATAATGAGTTCCTCCGCCTATTTCTTTAATGTATTACTTTCCTGCTTCATCATTGTCCGTGTGTTTTTTGACACCATCAATGATGCCTTCGACAGTACCCTTGACATCCGCTGCTACTTCCTTGATCTTACCG from Streptococcus ruminantium includes:
- a CDS encoding phospho-sugar mutase, with the protein product MTYINNYQKWLDFAELPDYLRKELVAMDEKTKEDAFYTNLEFGTAGMRGYIGAGTNRINIFVVRQATEGLAKLVESKGEEAKQRGIAIAYDSRHFSPEFAFESAQVLAAHGIKSYVFESLRPTPELSFAVRHYNAIAGIMITASHNPKEFNGYKVYGEDGGQMPPADADALTNYIRAIDNPFAVELADLEASKENGLITILGEETDLKYLEELKDLTINSDLIAEYGRDMKIVYTPLHGTGEMLARRALAQAGFESVQVVEAQATPDPDFSTVASPNPESQAAFALAEELGRQVDADVLLATDPDADRVGVEVRHADGSYWNLSGNQIGAIIAKYILEAHKQAGTLPANAALAKSIVSTELVTKIAESYGATMFNVLTGFKFIAEKIQEFEEKHNHTYMFGFEESFGYLVKPFVRDKDAIQAVLMVAEIAAYYRSRGMTLADGIEEIFKEYGYFAEKTISVTLSGKDGAEQIKAIMAKFRENSPEQFNSTDVTVFEDFALQTKTDKTGNVTALTTPPSDVLKYTLADDSWFAVRPSGTEPKIKFYIATVGETLAQAEEKIANIEKEINEFVG
- a CDS encoding aminotransferase class I/II-fold pyridoxal phosphate-dependent enzyme — encoded protein: MDTLWKFKQLYNDAIFTYQNQLPLCAAENVVSPFSKIMLSSSLQEKYLLGASSTYQENNFLGSSKLFEFNLFLNELCLELYGAQYADARTLSGINAVTSLLMTLFEEGDIVYISSDEYGGHTSIKKICRRLGIITRYIPYDYNKLDFDYDQLNKALIEESAKGILVCLSDILFQPNLEKIILPKDCILLYDATQTLGLIAGKENKNPFEYFNKSDDNFIMFGAAHKTLPGVTCGLILTNNRLLLQKYEAINPDFLRNTHFHHILSLITTLIEFEKFGNAYSQNIRQMVKDLSKKLLRNGFTLVGDERYSETHQIWLSFPNQIELDAFFEACCHYGISVTKREKKIYNDFGIRIGLQEIARYNWEIDIIGTIVTILTAIKNNMPSDEITKHVDNFLKAKRTLNYTFSEAQVNQFKQSLHDS
- a CDS encoding Asp23/Gls24 family envelope stress response protein — its product is MSNQTTNNLTQQHEAAGLKGDITYSDRVIEKIIGKSLETVPGLLSVSGGFLTDFKNKIINSDDVTEGVNVEVGTKQVATDLRIVVEYGRDIPEIVDTIKLIISEEVARMTHLEVIEVNVHVVDIKTRGEFEKESITIQDRVTEAGKATTDFVSEQAAKAGEVLGQTAEQVRGAVEESRVQ
- a CDS encoding tyrosine-type recombinase/integrase codes for the protein MNYTIISTYLDYCKNHRRLSQHTIRAYKNDLNQFYNSKQENIENYVEYLTKSDIKTSTLRRKIACLKVFYNYLKSQNIIKENPFSKLRFQFRPEKSLPKTIPCRELKKIYLYLSKRCLTTKTPYQRQKAERNLLIISLLLSTGIRISELCHIQISSINLSNRTLHIMGKGKKERIIFLGDNTTFILLKSYITAYCNESDKFLFPGNTPHRPLSDQSIRLILKNIREHIHLNIPITPHMFRHSFATMLLDNDVDIRYIQQILGHSSISITQIYTHVSQSKQKEILSLYNPITSILPK